The proteins below are encoded in one region of Pseudomonas azadiae:
- the tsaB gene encoding tRNA (adenosine(37)-N6)-threonylcarbamoyltransferase complex dimerization subunit type 1 TsaB has protein sequence MSTLLALDTATEACSVALLHNGKVTSHYEVIPRLHAQKLLPMIKQLLEDAGITLAAVDAIAFGRGPGAFTGVRIAIGVVQGLAFALERPVLPVSNLAVLAQRALREHGASQVAAAIDARMDEVYWGCYRETAGEMRLVGVEAVQPPESSVLPLDVGGEWFGAGTGWGYGERIGVQLVGKDAGMLPHAEDLLALARFAFERGEAIPADQAAPVYLRDKVAQTKAERGL, from the coding sequence ATGAGCACCCTGCTGGCCCTGGACACCGCGACTGAAGCTTGCTCCGTAGCCCTGCTGCACAACGGCAAGGTCACGAGCCACTACGAGGTGATCCCGCGCCTGCACGCGCAGAAGCTGTTGCCGATGATCAAGCAATTGCTTGAGGACGCAGGCATTACGCTGGCTGCGGTCGATGCCATCGCCTTCGGCCGTGGGCCGGGTGCGTTTACCGGCGTGCGCATCGCCATCGGCGTGGTGCAAGGCCTGGCGTTTGCACTGGAGCGCCCGGTATTGCCGGTGTCCAACCTGGCCGTGCTGGCCCAGCGCGCGTTGCGGGAGCACGGTGCTTCCCAGGTGGCGGCGGCGATCGATGCGCGCATGGATGAGGTTTATTGGGGCTGCTATCGCGAAACGGCCGGGGAGATGCGCCTTGTCGGCGTAGAAGCGGTGCAGCCACCGGAATCGTCCGTGTTGCCGTTGGATGTCGGCGGCGAGTGGTTTGGTGCTGGTACTGGTTGGGGTTATGGCGAGCGGATCGGTGTGCAGTTGGTTGGTAAGGATGCTGGGATGCTACCCCATGCTGAAGACCTATTGGCGTTGGCGCGGTTTGCGTTTGAGCGCGGGGAGGCGATTCCCGCGGACCAGGCAGCGCCGGTGTATCTGCGCGATAAGGTGGCGCAGACCAAGGCTGAGCGTGGGCTTTAG
- the adk gene encoding adenylate kinase, which produces MRVILLGAPGAGKGTQAKFITEKFGIPQISTGDMLRAAVKAGTELGLIAKSVMDSGGLVSDDLIINLVKERISQEDCKNGFLFDGFPRTIPQAEALVKAGVELDAVVEIAVEDEEIVQRIAGRRVHEGSGRVYHLVYNPPKVEGKDDVTGEDLVQRKDDTEETVRHRLSVYHSQTKPLVDFYQKLSAAQGKPKYSHIPGVGSVEAITAKVLQALS; this is translated from the coding sequence ATGCGCGTCATTCTGCTGGGAGCTCCCGGGGCCGGTAAAGGTACTCAGGCAAAGTTCATCACTGAAAAATTCGGCATTCCACAAATCTCCACCGGCGACATGCTGCGCGCGGCCGTCAAGGCCGGCACCGAGCTGGGCCTGATCGCCAAGAGTGTGATGGACAGCGGCGGCCTGGTTTCCGATGACCTGATCATCAACCTGGTCAAGGAACGTATCAGCCAGGAAGACTGCAAGAACGGTTTCCTGTTCGACGGCTTCCCGCGCACCATTCCCCAGGCTGAAGCCCTGGTAAAGGCCGGCGTCGAGCTGGATGCCGTGGTTGAAATCGCCGTTGAAGATGAAGAGATCGTGCAGCGCATCGCCGGTCGTCGCGTTCACGAAGGTTCGGGCCGCGTGTATCACCTCGTCTACAACCCGCCAAAGGTTGAAGGCAAGGACGATGTCACCGGTGAAGACCTGGTGCAGCGTAAAGACGACACGGAAGAAACCGTGCGTCATCGCCTGTCGGTCTACCACTCCCAGACCAAGCCGTTGGTGGACTTCTACCAGAAGCTGTCCGCCGCCCAGGGCAAGCCGAAGTACAGCCATATTCCTGGCGTCGGCTCGGTTGAAGCGATCACGGCCAAAGTGCTGCAAGCACTGAGCTGA